The Oncorhynchus tshawytscha isolate Ot180627B linkage group LG16, Otsh_v2.0, whole genome shotgun sequence nucleotide sequence ATTCTCCTTCCATTTGCCCTTAAATGCCACAATCCCTTACTTTGAATTTGAGCACACCAACAAATTACTACATTTACTACATTAAACCAAAGCTTGTCATGTCTACTTAGCCAAACCAGTTCCCAGTAGACCACCAGGTGGCAACAAAGCCCACGTATGCCaataaaatactttaaaaaaacattggTCAGACCTGTTTAATTTTTTTCTTAAAGACATTAACAATCCATTTACTATATGTACAATATGTAAACAAGAGAATATATGTCAAACAAAGGGGTAAATAAACATGCTCAGAATAATATACAGTCAGTCACTTTTGCTGTTTCCTTTACCCTCCAAAAACACTATCATGGTCGAAAGTAATTCTGGAGTAGGCTTACATTGTTAAGGAATAACCAAACCATCAAAGGTTGATGAGACAAATAGTTCTGACAGAATCTGAAAAGAGGGTCCAGGTGACATTCATATAAAGTCTTACAATGCATTTAAATAAAAACGATTTCCAGAGCTGAGCCATTTCAGAACATTTGGAAAGTGATTTTCATTCACAAacagtatttaaaaaaacaaaaatctcataTGCTTGTCAGAGCACTATAAATATTGTCCATGTGTCTTATTACAAAAACTTTGTACAGTTTTAACCTTTATAGTTTTTATACATCACAGTTTATTAAAATCTATGTATACACTGAGGAACTACGATATATAATGAGTATGAAACAATAAGGTAACACGGGGGGTGATTACCAACTTAATGCTATCCCTTTGAATGAAATGTCTGTGTATACTGTTCATGGATTTTCAAATACACCCTTGTCAACTCCTTACAAAATGATGAAACTTTTAAACCGCATTGACAATACCTTTTAAACCACATTAACAATGTAGAATAATTTACATTTTAGATTGTTTGGGTGTCCCAAAAAGGGCTGGCACAGTAACGTGCTCGGTTTCACTTCTGGTGGCAAATAACTATAAAGACTTGTGGTATATTTTAAAGAGCAGCATCACAGGTTTCAAGTTTAAGATTGTTGTAAGAACACACAAAACATTGATGTCTGATCTTTTGATGTACTTTCCTGTAGATAACTAGCGTTAGGATAGATGGTAAGAGGGATATACAAATAGGATgaaaagaggaaagaaagagTTAAAATGTATACAGACTGAAGTTTGATGTCCAGATGAACTAGTCACAAGGACAAGGTAAGTGAATCCTCCAGTCTAGCACATAGACTTTCAGGAGGATGAAGGATGGCTTAAAACATTGGATCACGAGGCAGACGTTGAACAAAACAAGGGACAAGGGATGAGTCAGCTGAATCACAGAGGAGCAGGCCTTTATGCAAGGAGTGTTCTTGGCGTTTTAAAGCCCTAAGCCTGGCTAGGAGAAGGTGAGGGTGTCTGTTGGCTTTGATACCTCTGTGGTCTTTCATACGGAGATTCGCTGGACATTCCCAGATTAGTTGGTCGCAAAAAGGCTTGGTTTATTGGATCTGTCTCTTTGCAACAGatacatacattttacagactGCAGGATTGTAGAgtataaaatgtgtgtgtgtgtgcagtgtagtGTTTAGGGCACAGTAGCACTGGCACTGTCCTTGCTCTTGTCTACACAGCAGGTAGGAGAGGGGCCTTTGTCTGTGGCAGCAGATCCTGTACCAGAAGGGGCCTGGGCACTGGAGGAGTGACCTGGTGGTTTGGCTGAAGGGTCAGAAGTAGACTCCGCCTCTGGTTCCTGCTGAGAAGCTGTTGCTGTCGGAACAGAGGGAGGCAGACATGAAACATACGTTCAGatggtaaaataaaatacagagagagagctaaagagagtgtgtaatgtgtatggcATGTTGGTGCCTGAAGTTTTAGTGCACAGGTACTTCCTTCTATGCATTCGTGCAAATTACGTTGATTGTGTATGTAATACCTGACTGTGTGCAGGACTTCATGTGTTCTGGCCAGTGGGCTTGCTGGCAGGGGTAGTCACAGTAGCTGGTGTTCCAGCAGCAGTAGAATATGGCCTCCTTCCTGCAGTTGGCACACCACTGCTTTTTCTTGGTGTCATCCACCGCCTGCTGTTTCTCCACCTCCATCTGCTTCTTCACCTCCGCCACCagacgctccctctcctgctccagaCTCTGCCTCATCTCCGCCATAGTCAGTTCTACACAACACACAAAGACGTACTAATATAATTCACATTATATTGAAAATAATGAATTATTAATATGAATGTAACATGCATTGAAATGTATACGATGCATGTTTTATGACTACAGCACAGGAATTGAATGAGTATATTATACATACAGCTATAATGCACACACTTGCATTATTAAGATGTCAGAAAACACAGATATGAAGTCCATCTCATACACACACGAATTGGCTGACAGACTGGTTGGCTGAAGTCGTGCGTTTTGATTCTGTACGGTCAGTTTAagagcaacaatgacaagaacctgccatgtggggaatcgtaggtggctttcagctagttttatcttgttgttgataccatgtcttgttttgaggtgctTTGACTGacttcatgtcaatgctaatatggctcaAATTTACTAGCCAGCTAACCAACCAACAACTCTAACAATGTACAGTACCGGCCCGCCACGAGGAATCGCTAGAGCAAGGAAATCCcatccggccaaaccctcccttaacccggacgatgctgggccaattgttcgccacctaatgggtctcccggtcatggccagctgtgacacagcctgggatcgaacccaggtctgtagtgacgcctaaaGCACTGCGATTctgcgccttagaccgctgcgccactcgggatgccCCAACCTTGTCTGTTTTTCCCCATAGTTGCGTACACAATgcttttgttgctaaacaaccaaccagtCTATAggcaaacatatatatatataaataatgataCCAACCTAAAAGAGGTGCATATTTTTAAGGAACAAGTGGAACAAACCAAGATTGTGCTTCATCTCTGAAAGCTCTTGCTGATGTAGCCACTGAAGTTTCTCAATCTCTATCCTCAGCCGCCGGATCTGTGCAAAAATATTCAACAGTTGTCACAAAGCagtgagacaggggagagagaggtttacCTATTTTATGGACTCAACCAAAAGTCTGTTCACCGTAGCCCTCACCTCTGCGATTGTGTTTCCTGAAGTGCTTTTGGAAAGGTCGTTGTAGATTTCTGTCATTGTTCCTTTAATCGTTTCCATCATCTGAAAAGTTCCGGTGAGATTATTACAACTCACAGACTGATGTCAGACAGGTACATTTCCAGATCAATAAAACACACATATCATCTGTGAATCTATAAACTTTCCCCTGTAAAGTATATTCATTCTGTGTGAGGCAGGCATATAGCATCTTGCTGACTCACTTTGTTGGTGTACTTTGCTATGTCAGCTGCCACATCTGCTGAGGCTGTGGGGATCTGAAAGTCTCCTGCCaggtaagaggaggaggaggaggaggcaccAGAGGTGACCAAGGTGACTGATGAGGTGGAGGTCTGGGGACCATCTTTCTGTTGCACGGCTGCAAAACACAGAAGAGGGAAAAGGAATGAAAAGAAACATTCAATAGCTCATATTAACTAAGATGAGATGAATGTGTGTATAGAATTTGGGGAGTTGTGAGTCTCGATGTACCTTTTGCTGCTTGTCTGGTCTGGTAGCGCATACTGGAAGATCCCGGCAACTGCTGCTGTGACTGGAGCTGCTGTGGGCTGCGTGTCTGTGCCTGGGTCTGCGTCGGCGCCTGGACCGGAACAGGAGCCTGTGTTTGTGTTGGCGTAGACGgctgctcctcctgctgctgctgccgctgcacCTTCTGCATGTGCCACTTCTGGGACGACGTCTGGAACTTGTTGGCCGGGTTCCACACCACCGTACGCTGCACTGCCTGAGCCGTCTCTTTGGGCAGCAGAGGGCGCTGTTTCTTCACTGCCAAGGCGACGGCGgcggaggagagggtgggggcgGAGGTGGGGGCTGGAGAGGGGGTGGTGCTGAGGGCCGTGTTGGGCTGACCAGAGCCTGTGCTGGAGGACAGGTTGAGTGGAGGGTTGATGAGTGGCTGACTGGGGTCTTTGAGGTTGGACAAAGTGgcagaggctggagagggtgccACCGCGGCAGGGAATTTGCCTGGTCAGAGAAGAAATGACACTGATTAAATAACAGAACAATCACGTGTTTTCCTCCTTTCTGCTGAGCCTTTAGGCCTCAGTCTCTTACAAATGTCTGATACAAAGCAACTAGGGTGCACAAATCTAATGAAACAAGACAATAACTGAACCCTCACCTTCCAGCTTGGTGCCAAGGGGCTCCTTCGTGGCCTTGGCGACTACAGCCCCTGGCTCCCTCCTGGCCTTACGGTCGCGACCCCCCTGCTCATCCCCCAGGTCAATAACCAGCTCCCTCTCTGAGTCGGAGTCCTGGTCTGGGCCAGCAAGGGTCCGGGGTgcgcctgccctcccctcctctgGGGCCTTGGGCATGTCTGTGGGGGGCTGAGTCTGGGGCGTCCTGGGCTTCTCCTGGGAGTCTCTCTCTGGGCCATTGATGCCCTGTCTGTCTTTGAGCAGGGCTTCAGAGTTTTTTTTATCCCTGGTCTCTGTGACTGCCTCCTTGTCCTCTCCCTGTGTGCTCGCCTTGGGCCTCTTCCTTGACTCCCTCTCTGCTTTGTCCTTGTTGTCATGGTCGGCGCTCTTCTGTCTGTGCTCCTCATCGCTAAGGTACTCGCTGTCGCTGGAGTCAGACTTTTCGGAATCCTCTGAGTCACTGTGTTCCACGCCCTTATACACGTCCTCAGAGATCCCATCAATGCCTGCACAAGGACAAAGAAACAATAcatagtgtttttctttattttttacattgtagaataatagtgaagacatcaaaattatgaaataacacatatggaatcaaatgAGTATTGAATAaattatatttataaatatatttaatattttagattcttcaaagtagccaccctttcccttgatgacagctttgcacactcttggcattctctcaactagcttaatgaggtagtcacttggaatacatttcaattaacagttgtgccttgttaaaagttaatttgtggaatttctctccttcttattgcgtttgagccaatcagttgtgttgtgacaaggttggggtggtatacagaagatagccctatttggtaaaagaccaagtacatattatggcaagaacagatctaatagcaaagagaaacgacagtccatcattactttaagacatgaaggtcagttaatccttaaaacatttcaagaactttgaaagtttcttcaagtgcagtcacaaaaaccatcaaaaaccaaactggctctcatgaggaccacaggaaaggaaaacccagagttacctatgctgcagaggataagttcattagagttaccagcctcagaaattgtagcccaaataaatgcttcacagaattcaccGAACAGACAACTGtctcaacaactgttcagagaagactgcataaatcaggccttcatggtcgaatttctgcaaagaaacccctattaaaaggacaccaataagaagaaaaaagacttgattgggccaagaaacacgagcaatggacattagactggtggaaatctgtcctttggtctgatgagcccaaatctgtgttttttggttccaaccgccatgtctttgtgagaagcagagtagttGATCTAGGATTAGAGTAGGATGATCtatgcatgtgtggttctcaccatgaagcatggaggaggtggtgtgatgtgctttgctggtgacactgcctgtGATTGATTTAgttttcaaggcacacttaaccagcatggctaccatagcattctgaagcgatacgccatcccatctggtttgcacttagtaggactatcatttgtttttcaacaggacaatgacccaacacacatccaggttgtgtaagggctatttgaccaagaaggagagtaatggagtgcagatgacctggcctccacaatcacccaacctcaacccaattgagatagtttgggatgagttggactgcaaagttaaggaaaagaagccaacaattgctcagcatatgtgggaactccttaaagactgttggcaaggcattccagttgaagctggttgagaaaatgcaaagagtgtgcaaagatgtcatcaaggcaaagggtggctattttgaagaatctcaaatataaaatatattttgattaacactttttttggttgctacatgatttcatgtgttattttatagttttgatgtcttcactattattctacaatgtaataaatagtcaaaataaagaaaaagccttgaatgagtaggtgtgtccaaacttttaactggtactgtatatgtatcaTATGTCATGAGCGTATCATTTATAGGCCTTGAGACACAATTCATGAATGGTTTGTGAGTGTACCTAGTTGGGCCTTGCAGCTCTCGATGGTCTTGTCCAGGCTCCTGATTGGTCTCTTGGGGGTGGTGGTGAGGAGTGATGacccctgttgttgttgttgttgttgttgttgctgctgctgtactGCCTCACTCAGCTCCTTCAGGTCCATCTCAGCCTTCACACGATCTGTGGCAAATGACACTCGAACTCAACCGAAACATAACCCCTAACCAAACACACAGCACAAGACAAGGTGctacaggaggaggagaagaggttaGATGGGACCCACCCAGGTTGAGGTTGAGGATGCTGCCTGTGCCCGGGGCCCTCTCCTGCTTGGGCACCAGACCAGGGGAGAATGGCTTGGGGCTGCCCGTCAAGCTGCCTGCATGGCCCATCTTCACTGACGCAGGGGACGCTGTAGCCAGAACACATAACACTTTAACCGCCACACATGTTTTGACTGTGACTATTCTGTAGATAATACCCCTGTGTTAGTTAGTCGTATGACGTGTTAGAGCGTCAGGAGCATGTTAATTACCGGTGTAGTCCATAGACTCCTCCCCAGCACTGTAGTGGAATGGGGGGTTCCTgggccctctctccatcccatcctgcTCCACGTCAGACCCCGTGTGTACAGAGGAGTTGGTGCTCATGGGAGAGCGAGGCATGTCTGTCAGAGAGATCCTCCGCCCCATCCCGCTCGACAGAGAGCTCTTGCCCAGGAGCATCTTGGGAGACGCGGTCATGTCGAAGTTGAAGCGCATCTTGTCGGGTTTCTCCATCTTCACGGCCCCTGCCCCGGGGTTGGCTGGATCCAGCAGCATCTGGAGCTGGTTGTTGGGCGTGAAGGGGGTGCGGAAGGGGGCGTAGTTAAACACACCAAACTTCTTGCGGATGTTCTCCACGTAGACCTCCATCTCCTGCATGGCGCTGTTGAAGATGCTCTTGGTCTTCTTCACAGAGAAGGGAATCTCCTTGGACATGAGGTAGCAGTTGTTGATGGGAACCCACGCCCTatgggataaaaaataaaaaaccagAAAGACTTGTTAAGGAGTAGGATAAGTATAGAACCATGACTCACTTCAGAGGAGTCCAAGTAAAAAACAATGAAAAGTCCCTTCCCATCCTCTACTCTCATCCAACGGCAAGGCTCACCTGTCATGCTGTCCGAAGAAGCGTGCGTCCACCTGTCCGTCTTTCTCCCGCAGTGCTTTGGCTGGCCAGAAGGGGAAGCCCTTCAGCTTGGCCCACACCAAGGGGTGGGTATGACCCTAAGAGGGGAGGCACACCAGGGGAAAGGTCCGATAAGACAGCAGAAAAACAGACAGTGGAATAAGATTCGCAAAGACATTCCTGTGCTCTAAAGAGTGTTTTTTGAGATTTTAAATATGACATTTAGGCTAGTGTACATTTGTCTTCGGGACAAACCTAATTGTGACCCCAAGTGACATAGTATGTGGAAGGACAAAACGTTACATTTACATCTATTAAAAATGTTCATTGCAAAAGAAGGTGAGGAAACATTTGTCTTACACATGGCTCGCAAAACCAGTTGTCCCTCTTTTGGCACGAGGACAGGTAGCACTCTGGACAGACCTCAATTTCGTTCATCTGAAACAGACAGCAGTTTTCACATCACTGAAATGGCCAGGGAGAAAACAAAACACAACCCAGGCTGGCATTTCAGTCATTGTGTAAAAAATGACTCACTTCATGTTCACAGATCTTCACAACGACCTTTGCTGTTGCTGTTAGTTTGTGATTACCTGCAACAATACCAAAAGACAGAAAACCATGTTGGTAAAAGCCAAGTTGTTTATCTCCAAAACAAGTAGCAGTACAGAAAGGAAACGGTGTTAATTAAGCAGGTGTTTGTGACCTACCACCATTGTAGATGATGCAGTTGTGCAATATCCATTTCATGTCAGCCAAGAAGGCTTCCGTGCAGCCATACATTTTCTTTTTCATATTCTACAAATATAGCAGAGAAAAATGTACATTATTAGAAAACACCATTTTGACTTCAGTTGAATTCACTTATGGCATGTAGTCGCTCTAGATAAAAGCACCTGCGAAATGACAAATGGGAAGGTAAGGGTACCTTCTCCAGTGTTGCGAGGTCCATAGCATGGAATATGTACTCGGCATAGTCAGGGTGCTGCTCCAGAGACACAGGCTTCCAGAAGGGCTCAGTCTGCCCAGAGAGGAAACAGTCACAGGCATCAGTTCTCATAAACACACCATTCAACCTAAAGCTCTCTCTGGCTCACAGTGGGCACCTGGAGAATGTCAAAAGAACTATCAATGaacgactcagtactggtactccctgtatatagccatgttattttttactagctattgttattcgttattcactgtgtacttattccttgtgtcactatttcAACAACAGCAAAAatgtatctttaactctgcattgatGGAAAAGGacaagtaagtaagcatttcactgttagtctacgccGGTTGTTCACaaagaatgtgacaaataaaatgtgatttaaaaacGTGTTTTGAACTTACCCCTGGCTGTTTCATCTTCTGGAGGGCAAACTTCAGCAGGTATGAGAGCTGATCTATCGTTAGCATGGTCATGGCTTTGCTCTGTGTCTCTATGCACTCTGCTACTGTGATTTTCTAGAAACATTTTAAAAGGTCAGGGCAAAGTGACAAACAGTAGCTAGTAAAAAAACAAAAGGGATACTATACCAAGCAGGGGGACTGGGCTAACCCACAACCACTCACAGCAGTCTGCTGGGCTGGCTATTAACTATGCATCTGTGTTATGATTTATAGGAGACAGAAGTACTAGTCCTCATAGCAGCGAAATCCATCTAGAGAGGGAAGATATAGATCCTGCCCACTTTATGTTTGCCCTCCAAACAGGCTTGGGCTCGATTCCATTTAAATTCGAGACTTAAAATATGCAATGTGTATTATCCTTATTATAGAATAATATACTATGAAAGTGACGTGTCATTTTCCAGGAAGAAGCCTTGTAGTTTTTGAACTTTTGTAGGCTTTTTGAATGGTTTTCAATGGGGAAACACATAGCGCAACACGTAGCGCAAATATTATTTTATACACATCTTAAAATGACCGCGTTTTCACAAATTTGATGATATCATCGTCAAGCCCACTCAAAAGATTATAGGGAACTGACCCGGGAAATATGAGTATAAGGATTTTTACATTATTTACTTGAAATTAAGAATTGAAATTGACCCAAGCCTGCCTCCAACCCCATCACCTGACACCAAAAGAACAAGCGGATATTAAGCTAGTGGTAAAGGGAAAATGTACCCGGAACACTCCCACACAACATGCGCACGTATGTACACCTATACACCCACGGCACACACACAAGCGAGTACCTCACACTCTGGACAGAACCAGTCGCCCTCGGGCTCTGCTGGCAGTTTGAGGCACTTGGCATGGTACACCCTCGGGCAGAGCTCACAGCAGAGCACCTGGCCCTCGCGGTGGCACAGCCAGCAGTAGAAGTCATTCCTGCCGTCCTGCGGTACAACATCAACAGGGTCTGTGGTGAGTGATGGCTGCTTCACATAGTAAAAGGGACCATGTCTTAGCTCTGACTGAAATGCGGCAAGAGAAACAGGGGGCGGGTTTCAAAACACACGCAGAAAACAAACACAAAAGGTGCAGTgcaacagaacacagagagaaatacacagtGGCAAGTAAGGCAGGATAATAAGCAAGCAGGCACCAAAACACAAGACTGTTTTGGTTGGTCTCGTCAATATCAATGTAGGTCTATCTATAAGATAGTCATGTCATTGTTCTTTATCTATAACAGAAGTTTGTGTTTCTGTCATCTGTTTATGTCATCACAGACTAAGTGCAATTTGATTGGTGACTTTACCAGGTGGACCAATAATCAGTCTTGTGTTGGATATCATGATTGACACTTCATTAACCCACATCAGCCAATCAGTGAACAAGACAATACTAGTCAGCACATATCTATGTCACTGTTCAGAACATGCAACTTTTTCCATCTGTCAGCAGAACTGAATTCAAAGGTTTTGGCTTGGGGTTTAATTGTGTCATGCATGTAAAACAAAGCATTCACAACAAATGggaataaatgtgcaaaaatataaaatatttggcAAGCATACAATAATATGCATTAATATCTATTATTTCCAAAAAGGCTGTTTAGGTTTAGAAAAGTAATTAAGTTATTACACTCTATAAACAGTTATGATTACCAATCACCACAGCAATTATTTTAACATTTAATCATCAATACATGATACACAATCATGTATGTTTTTGATATAAACTAATGCATTGTTAGAACATACAGCAGTGGCTTTCATTTAAACCTGGGGGCATAATATGTTGTGCACAGACGCTAGGGCTGTGCGATAACACCTAAAACTCATATCTAAATGTTTTCTAACTTATGGGCGATTCACAAAATATATCTAGATTTTATT carries:
- the LOC112215782 gene encoding protein kinase C-binding protein 1 isoform X2, with the protein product MDVSVRSKVSDPGSAERALVAQKRKVSSPTHSSNGHSPSDTSPSPLKKKKKPGAIHSNNKDQSELRHGPFYYVKQPSLTTDPVDVVPQDGRNDFYCWLCHREGQVLCCELCPRVYHAKCLKLPAEPEGDWFCPECEKITVAECIETQSKAMTMLTIDQLSYLLKFALQKMKQPGTEPFWKPVSLEQHPDYAEYIFHAMDLATLEKNMKKKMYGCTEAFLADMKWILHNCIIYNGGNHKLTATAKVVVKICEHEMNEIEVCPECYLSSCQKRDNWFCEPCGHTHPLVWAKLKGFPFWPAKALREKDGQVDARFFGQHDRAWVPINNCYLMSKEIPFSVKKTKSIFNSAMQEMEVYVENIRKKFGVFNYAPFRTPFTPNNQLQMLLDPANPGAGAVKMEKPDKMRFNFDMTASPKMLLGKSSLSSGMGRRISLTDMPRSPMSTNSSVHTGSDVEQDGMERGPRNPPFHYSAGEESMDYTASPASVKMGHAGSLTGSPKPFSPGLVPKQERAPGTGSILNLNLDRVKAEMDLKELSEAVQQQQQQQQQQQQGSSLLTTTPKRPIRSLDKTIESCKAQLGIDGISEDVYKGVEHSDSEDSEKSDSSDSEYLSDEEHRQKSADHDNKDKAERESRKRPKASTQGEDKEAVTETRDKKNSEALLKDRQGINGPERDSQEKPRTPQTQPPTDMPKAPEEGRAGAPRTLAGPDQDSDSERELVIDLGDEQGGRDRKARREPGAVVAKATKEPLGTKLEGKFPAAVAPSPASATLSNLKDPSQPLINPPLNLSSSTGSGQPNTALSTTPSPAPTSAPTLSSAAVALAVKKQRPLLPKETAQAVQRTVVWNPANKFQTSSQKWHMQKVQRQQQQEEQPSTPTQTQAPVPVQAPTQTQAQTRSPQQLQSQQQLPGSSSMRYQTRQAAKAVQQKDGPQTSTSSVTLVTSGASSSSSSYLAGDFQIPTASADVAADIAKYTNKMMETIKGTMTEIYNDLSKSTSGNTIAEIRRLRIEIEKLQWLHQQELSEMKHNLELTMAEMRQSLEQERERLVAEVKKQMEVEKQQAVDDTKKKQWCANCRKEAIFYCCWNTSYCDYPCQQAHWPEHMKSCTQSATASQQEPEAESTSDPSAKPPGHSSSAQAPSGTGSAATDKGPSPTCCVDKSKDSASATVP
- the LOC112215782 gene encoding protein kinase C-binding protein 1 isoform X1; translation: MHPQSLAEEEVKTESEGVEGMDVSVRSKVSDPGSAERALVAQKRKVSSPTHSSNGHSPSDTSPSPLKKKKKPGAIHSNNKDQSELRHGPFYYVKQPSLTTDPVDVVPQDGRNDFYCWLCHREGQVLCCELCPRVYHAKCLKLPAEPEGDWFCPECEKITVAECIETQSKAMTMLTIDQLSYLLKFALQKMKQPGTEPFWKPVSLEQHPDYAEYIFHAMDLATLEKNMKKKMYGCTEAFLADMKWILHNCIIYNGGNHKLTATAKVVVKICEHEMNEIEVCPECYLSSCQKRDNWFCEPCGHTHPLVWAKLKGFPFWPAKALREKDGQVDARFFGQHDRAWVPINNCYLMSKEIPFSVKKTKSIFNSAMQEMEVYVENIRKKFGVFNYAPFRTPFTPNNQLQMLLDPANPGAGAVKMEKPDKMRFNFDMTASPKMLLGKSSLSSGMGRRISLTDMPRSPMSTNSSVHTGSDVEQDGMERGPRNPPFHYSAGEESMDYTASPASVKMGHAGSLTGSPKPFSPGLVPKQERAPGTGSILNLNLDRVKAEMDLKELSEAVQQQQQQQQQQQQGSSLLTTTPKRPIRSLDKTIESCKAQLGIDGISEDVYKGVEHSDSEDSEKSDSSDSEYLSDEEHRQKSADHDNKDKAERESRKRPKASTQGEDKEAVTETRDKKNSEALLKDRQGINGPERDSQEKPRTPQTQPPTDMPKAPEEGRAGAPRTLAGPDQDSDSERELVIDLGDEQGGRDRKARREPGAVVAKATKEPLGTKLEGKFPAAVAPSPASATLSNLKDPSQPLINPPLNLSSSTGSGQPNTALSTTPSPAPTSAPTLSSAAVALAVKKQRPLLPKETAQAVQRTVVWNPANKFQTSSQKWHMQKVQRQQQQEEQPSTPTQTQAPVPVQAPTQTQAQTRSPQQLQSQQQLPGSSSMRYQTRQAAKAVQQKDGPQTSTSSVTLVTSGASSSSSSYLAGDFQIPTASADVAADIAKYTNKMMETIKGTMTEIYNDLSKSTSGNTIAEIRRLRIEIEKLQWLHQQELSEMKHNLELTMAEMRQSLEQERERLVAEVKKQMEVEKQQAVDDTKKKQWCANCRKEAIFYCCWNTSYCDYPCQQAHWPEHMKSCTQSATASQQEPEAESTSDPSAKPPGHSSSAQAPSGTGSAATDKGPSPTCCVDKSKDSASATVP
- the LOC112215782 gene encoding protein kinase C-binding protein 1 isoform X3; the protein is MHPQSLAEEEVKTESEGVEGMDVSVRSKVSDPGSAERALVAQKRKVSSPTHSSNGHSPSDTSPSPLKKKKKPGAIHSNNKDQDGRNDFYCWLCHREGQVLCCELCPRVYHAKCLKLPAEPEGDWFCPECEKITVAECIETQSKAMTMLTIDQLSYLLKFALQKMKQPGTEPFWKPVSLEQHPDYAEYIFHAMDLATLEKNMKKKMYGCTEAFLADMKWILHNCIIYNGGNHKLTATAKVVVKICEHEMNEIEVCPECYLSSCQKRDNWFCEPCGHTHPLVWAKLKGFPFWPAKALREKDGQVDARFFGQHDRAWVPINNCYLMSKEIPFSVKKTKSIFNSAMQEMEVYVENIRKKFGVFNYAPFRTPFTPNNQLQMLLDPANPGAGAVKMEKPDKMRFNFDMTASPKMLLGKSSLSSGMGRRISLTDMPRSPMSTNSSVHTGSDVEQDGMERGPRNPPFHYSAGEESMDYTASPASVKMGHAGSLTGSPKPFSPGLVPKQERAPGTGSILNLNLDRVKAEMDLKELSEAVQQQQQQQQQQQQGSSLLTTTPKRPIRSLDKTIESCKAQLGIDGISEDVYKGVEHSDSEDSEKSDSSDSEYLSDEEHRQKSADHDNKDKAERESRKRPKASTQGEDKEAVTETRDKKNSEALLKDRQGINGPERDSQEKPRTPQTQPPTDMPKAPEEGRAGAPRTLAGPDQDSDSERELVIDLGDEQGGRDRKARREPGAVVAKATKEPLGTKLEGKFPAAVAPSPASATLSNLKDPSQPLINPPLNLSSSTGSGQPNTALSTTPSPAPTSAPTLSSAAVALAVKKQRPLLPKETAQAVQRTVVWNPANKFQTSSQKWHMQKVQRQQQQEEQPSTPTQTQAPVPVQAPTQTQAQTRSPQQLQSQQQLPGSSSMRYQTRQAAKAVQQKDGPQTSTSSVTLVTSGASSSSSSYLAGDFQIPTASADVAADIAKYTNKMMETIKGTMTEIYNDLSKSTSGNTIAEIRRLRIEIEKLQWLHQQELSEMKHNLELTMAEMRQSLEQERERLVAEVKKQMEVEKQQAVDDTKKKQWCANCRKEAIFYCCWNTSYCDYPCQQAHWPEHMKSCTQSATASQQEPEAESTSDPSAKPPGHSSSAQAPSGTGSAATDKGPSPTCCVDKSKDSASATVP